The following coding sequences lie in one Lentilactobacillus sp. SPB1-3 genomic window:
- a CDS encoding ECF transporter S component, with amino-acid sequence MEKNNVTQSRNQIKSMALASVLVAVTVVVSRVFIIPIPLTHGYINLCDAGIFVAAFLLGPKLGGLVGGITGFLLDLLAGYGQYMLFSLVVHGLEGLIVGLWANRDSNHWWVRIMAMTLGTLVMVGGYFLSDMMLYNTAAGIIGIPMNIIQGVIGMVVTVLIYPMIKRRI; translated from the coding sequence ATGGAGAAAAATAATGTGACACAATCTAGAAATCAAATTAAAAGTATGGCCTTGGCATCAGTATTAGTCGCTGTCACTGTCGTCGTTAGTCGCGTGTTTATTATTCCAATTCCGTTAACTCATGGGTACATAAATCTTTGTGACGCAGGTATTTTTGTTGCAGCATTCTTATTAGGACCTAAATTAGGTGGTCTAGTGGGAGGAATCACTGGCTTTTTACTTGACCTTTTAGCTGGCTATGGGCAATACATGCTATTTTCTTTGGTTGTGCACGGTTTAGAAGGATTGATAGTGGGATTGTGGGCTAATCGCGATTCCAATCATTGGTGGGTAAGAATTATGGCTATGACTCTAGGAACTTTAGTAATGGTTGGTGGATACTTCTTAAGCGATATGATGCTATACAACACCGCTGCTGGAATTATTGGGATACCAATGAATATTATTCAAGGAGTTATTGGAATGGTTGTTACAGTTCTGATCTATCCAATGATTAAACGACGAATTTAA
- a CDS encoding vitamin B12 independent methionine synthase, whose protein sequence is MTEISTQVKFPNRYDLVGSLLRSDTLKQATEQFRNQEISKSEFTDIKHEEIRRIVKKQIELGFKDVTDGEYNRSWWHLDFLWGLQGVGHYDYHKSYKFHGSKTRTDNAELVGKIGFNPEHPFFDDFQFIQEVVAEETADNNTDSQFQDVDHAVTPKQTIPSPTMIFRDNRSDNWNQFYETWDDYLDDLASAYHKTIQHFYDLGCRYIQLDDTTWAFLISKLNETKDDSDEHAKYIKLAEDSVKVINQLLAGLPDDLTVTTHICRGNFKSTYLFSGGYDDVANYLGQLNYDGLFLEYDSDRDGDFSPLKTIWNSDQHKRIVLGLITSKYPELEDRSAIINRIKEATNYVPLQNLALSTQCGFASTEEGNKLTEAQQWAKLQLVKDIAEEVWGK, encoded by the coding sequence ATGACAGAAATCAGTACTCAAGTTAAGTTTCCAAATCGCTACGATTTAGTTGGCAGTCTACTTAGATCAGATACTTTAAAACAAGCGACTGAACAATTTAGGAATCAGGAAATTTCCAAAAGTGAATTCACAGATATTAAACACGAAGAGATTCGCCGAATTGTAAAAAAACAAATCGAATTAGGATTTAAAGACGTAACAGATGGCGAATACAATCGCAGTTGGTGGCATTTAGATTTTTTATGGGGATTACAGGGGGTTGGTCATTATGATTATCACAAAAGCTACAAATTCCACGGATCAAAAACTAGAACCGACAACGCAGAACTCGTCGGCAAAATTGGCTTCAACCCAGAGCACCCCTTCTTCGACGACTTCCAATTCATCCAAGAAGTCGTGGCTGAGGAAACTGCTGACAACAACACCGATTCTCAGTTCCAAGATGTGGATCACGCCGTTACTCCAAAACAAACCATCCCATCACCAACAATGATTTTCCGAGACAATCGCAGCGATAATTGGAACCAATTCTATGAAACTTGGGACGATTATCTAGACGATTTAGCATCAGCTTATCATAAAACTATTCAACATTTTTATGACCTTGGTTGTCGTTATATTCAATTAGATGACACCACTTGGGCATTTCTGATCAGTAAACTCAATGAAACCAAAGATGATTCAGATGAGCATGCCAAATACATCAAATTAGCTGAAGACTCAGTAAAAGTCATCAACCAGTTATTAGCAGGACTACCAGACGATTTAACAGTCACCACTCACATCTGCCGAGGAAACTTCAAATCAACTTATCTCTTCTCAGGTGGATACGATGACGTGGCAAACTATCTGGGACAACTAAATTATGACGGACTATTTCTAGAATATGATAGCGACCGCGATGGTGATTTCTCACCTCTAAAGACTATCTGGAATAGTGATCAACACAAACGAATCGTCTTAGGATTAATTACTTCAAAATATCCAGAATTAGAAGATCGTTCAGCAATCATAAATCGAATTAAAGAAGCCACAAATTACGTCCCATTACAAAACCTAGCTTTATCCACTCAATGTGGATTTGCCTCAACTGAAGAAGGTAATAAACTTACTGAAGCTCAACAATGGGCCAAATTACAATTAGTTAAAGACATCGCAGAAGAAGTTTGGGGAAAATAA
- a CDS encoding TIGR01440 family protein, protein MNLETIENDLNAVLSEYFVEVTYPKNSLFVVGCSTSEIRGVWKGTGSSLEVGQTVYETVMKFLQPRGIAVAIQGCEHINRSMLMERSIAEHFGYEEVAVVPAMHAGGGTQVAAYQAMSDPVEVEHIQAFGGIDIGGTEIGMHVKFVQIPVRTNQRQVGDAIITCLKSRPKLVGGSRSQYEFTKNNLLE, encoded by the coding sequence ATGAATCTTGAAACCATCGAAAATGATTTAAATGCAGTGCTCTCAGAGTATTTTGTAGAAGTTACTTATCCTAAAAATAGTTTGTTTGTTGTTGGATGCAGCACCAGCGAAATCAGAGGGGTGTGGAAGGGGACTGGCTCAAGTCTAGAAGTTGGCCAAACCGTTTATGAAACGGTGATGAAATTTTTACAACCGAGAGGAATTGCTGTCGCCATTCAAGGATGTGAGCACATTAATCGTTCAATGTTAATGGAAAGGTCCATTGCAGAGCATTTTGGCTATGAAGAAGTGGCCGTTGTTCCTGCAATGCACGCAGGTGGTGGCACCCAAGTGGCGGCTTACCAGGCAATGAGTGATCCAGTTGAGGTAGAGCATATTCAAGCTTTTGGAGGAATTGATATTGGTGGCACTGAAATCGGAATGCACGTCAAATTTGTTCAGATTCCTGTGCGAACTAATCAACGTCAAGTGGGGGATGCCATTATTACTTGTCTTAAATCGCGACCAAAATTGGTTGGTGGATCTCGGTCGCAGTATGAATTCACAAAGAATAATTTATTGGAGTAG
- a CDS encoding PfkB family carbohydrate kinase, translating into MKKHEPIFISEDYSAVGRISLPIVQAIMAAFDLPIAALPSQLLSTQTEGFGKPTVLGIDSWQQGAIRHWESAGLTNFSAGLIGYIGDMQTIKTINKFVIGHKINQLIVDPVMGDQGDFYPEISQEYVMTIAQLVKRADIITPNLFELSMLLGESVDDTQVAIQKVSRVLNPQTRVLVTGVIKNKKIGVAYLDDGQLQWVGDNQINGHFYGTGDLFAALMTGYLQVGATFKEAVRLSQHGTYQAVQETSKQPLELRKFGMSLSTVMQSIIEYRKQKGEL; encoded by the coding sequence TTGAAAAAGCACGAACCAATTTTTATTTCTGAAGACTACTCAGCTGTTGGCAGAATCTCATTACCAATAGTTCAAGCAATAATGGCTGCGTTTGATTTACCTATCGCTGCATTGCCATCACAATTGTTATCAACGCAAACAGAAGGATTTGGTAAGCCAACAGTATTGGGCATTGATTCCTGGCAACAAGGTGCAATCAGGCATTGGGAATCTGCTGGCTTAACTAATTTTTCAGCGGGATTAATTGGATACATTGGTGATATGCAGACAATTAAAACAATCAATAAATTCGTGATAGGTCATAAAATCAATCAGTTAATCGTTGATCCTGTGATGGGTGATCAGGGGGATTTTTATCCAGAAATTTCTCAAGAATATGTGATGACAATCGCGCAGTTAGTTAAAAGAGCTGATATTATTACGCCTAATCTATTTGAACTTTCCATGCTATTAGGAGAGTCAGTTGACGATACTCAAGTAGCGATTCAAAAAGTGAGTCGCGTACTGAATCCCCAAACGCGAGTGCTCGTTACAGGAGTAATCAAAAATAAAAAAATTGGTGTGGCTTATTTAGATGATGGTCAATTGCAGTGGGTCGGTGACAATCAAATCAATGGTCATTTTTATGGCACTGGTGATTTGTTTGCGGCGTTAATGACTGGATACCTGCAGGTAGGAGCAACATTTAAAGAAGCGGTAAGACTCAGCCAACATGGTACATATCAAGCAGTTCAGGAAACATCTAAGCAACCGTTAGAACTACGTAAATTTGGTATGAGTTTATCGACCGTGATGCAATCAATTATCGAATATAGAAAACAGAAGGGTGAGTTGTAG